A portion of the Leptospira kanakyensis genome contains these proteins:
- a CDS encoding response regulator transcription factor — MKKQVYIVDDHPLVVDALQNLIAKSEDLECIGSADNIEKAFNDIEQLQPTLVLIDIQLKQNQNGLQLLKRLRTTFPNIAVIIISMLTDDTFVDRAFKLGAMGYVFKEDTTTQIVEAIHTVLKGDYFVSSSQATRLLGHLYRASQKDEKDPIDRLSNRELEVFLMIGEGMPVKEIAANMGLAPSTIETLRSRIKSKLSITENEKLIRVAVEWKYTQAKTDIVVS, encoded by the coding sequence ATGAAGAAACAAGTCTATATCGTTGATGACCACCCTCTTGTAGTAGATGCACTACAAAACTTAATTGCTAAATCAGAAGATTTAGAGTGCATCGGGAGTGCGGATAATATTGAAAAAGCATTTAACGATATAGAACAACTGCAACCAACACTCGTTTTGATTGATATCCAACTCAAACAAAACCAAAACGGATTGCAGTTACTCAAACGCCTTCGAACAACATTTCCTAATATCGCCGTCATCATCATCAGTATGTTGACGGATGATACCTTTGTGGACCGTGCATTTAAACTTGGTGCTATGGGTTATGTATTTAAAGAAGATACTACCACACAAATTGTAGAAGCCATCCATACGGTTCTTAAAGGTGATTATTTTGTCAGTTCGTCTCAAGCAACTCGACTGCTCGGACATCTCTACAGAGCTTCCCAAAAAGACGAAAAAGATCCTATCGACAGATTGTCTAACCGTGAGTTAGAAGTGTTTCTGATGATTGGAGAAGGGATGCCGGTCAAAGAAATTGCAGCCAATATGGGACTTGCCCCATCTACCATTGAAACACTACGTTCTCGTATTAAATCCAAACTCAGCATCACTGAAAACGAAAAACTAATTCGTGTGGCTGTGGAATGGAAATACACACAAGCCAAAACGGATATAGTCGTTTCTTAA
- a CDS encoding NAD(P)(+) transhydrogenase (Re/Si-specific) subunit beta translates to MELVSILNLSYLVASILFIVGIKQLAHPKTATRGNLLGALGMLIAVVATLFDQAILTYDWILVGVLVGSLIGIIMAIKIQMTAMPQLVAVLNGFGGIASVFVAGAALQLSIPKYAFAVNYQEIVSIVFSAVVGGITFSGSFIAFGKLQGFITEKAVRYPGDQLVKILVGLAAVGLGVYGCLEPTDESIYWILSGVSLLLGVFLVIPIGGADMPVVISLLNSYSGIAASATGFVLNNNVLIISGSLVGASGIILTQIMCKAMNRSLTNVLFGGFGAVATEMKDDGDFYSGKVKSTSAEEVAMLLDVARSVVIVPGYGMAVAQAQHTVRDLYQLLTARNIDVTFAIHPVAGRMPGHMNVLLAEADIPYDRLKEMDEINSTFENVDVVIVNGANDVTNPLAKTDPKSPIAGMPILDVGNAKTVVVIKRSLSPGFAGVPNPLFIADNCLMLFGDGKKATQEMITALKES, encoded by the coding sequence ATGGAATTAGTTAGCATTCTTAACCTTTCTTACCTGGTTGCTTCCATCCTCTTTATTGTTGGAATCAAACAATTGGCTCACCCAAAAACGGCAACTCGAGGAAATTTACTCGGTGCTCTGGGTATGCTCATTGCCGTAGTCGCAACACTATTTGACCAAGCCATTCTAACTTATGATTGGATCCTTGTTGGAGTCCTTGTTGGATCTCTCATCGGTATCATTATGGCAATTAAAATCCAAATGACAGCTATGCCACAACTTGTAGCAGTGCTCAATGGATTTGGTGGGATTGCTTCTGTATTTGTTGCAGGTGCTGCTTTACAACTTTCCATTCCTAAGTATGCGTTTGCAGTGAACTACCAAGAGATTGTTTCCATAGTTTTCTCTGCCGTTGTTGGTGGGATTACTTTCTCTGGAAGTTTTATCGCCTTCGGTAAGTTACAAGGTTTTATTACAGAAAAAGCAGTTCGTTATCCTGGTGATCAACTTGTAAAAATCCTCGTTGGCCTTGCTGCTGTAGGACTTGGAGTTTATGGATGTTTAGAGCCGACTGACGAATCTATTTATTGGATTTTAAGTGGTGTGAGTTTACTTCTCGGTGTTTTCCTTGTGATCCCTATCGGTGGGGCAGACATGCCAGTTGTGATTTCCCTTCTTAACTCTTATTCAGGGATTGCAGCTTCGGCAACGGGGTTTGTACTTAATAATAATGTTCTAATTATCTCAGGTTCCCTTGTTGGTGCTTCTGGAATTATTCTAACACAAATCATGTGTAAGGCTATGAATCGCAGTTTGACGAATGTTCTATTTGGGGGATTCGGGGCTGTCGCTACAGAAATGAAAGATGATGGCGATTTTTACTCTGGTAAAGTTAAGTCAACCAGTGCAGAAGAAGTAGCGATGTTGTTAGATGTCGCAAGAAGTGTAGTGATTGTCCCTGGTTATGGTATGGCTGTAGCACAAGCGCAACATACTGTTCGCGATTTATACCAACTTCTAACTGCTCGTAATATCGATGTCACATTTGCAATCCATCCAGTAGCAGGTCGTATGCCTGGTCATATGAACGTTTTACTTGCAGAAGCAGATATTCCTTATGATCGATTGAAAGAGATGGACGAGATCAATAGTACTTTCGAAAATGTTGATGTTGTGATCGTTAATGGTGCGAATGACGTAACGAACCCACTTGCAAAAACAGATCCAAAATCACCAATTGCTGGTATGCCGATTTTGGACGTTGGAAATGCAAAAACGGTAGTTGTGATCAAACGTTCCCTTAGTCCTGGATTTGCTGGAGTGCCTAACCCGCTCTTCATTGCTGACAACTGCTTGATGTTGTTTGGTGATGGTAAAAAAGCAACTCAAGAGATGATCACAGCTTTAAAAGAATCTTAG
- a CDS encoding SBBP repeat-containing protein codes for MRSFLFLIILIVSQCKPLSFNNPSDGNTKAFLETQLLRCLLEDKECFEIPQDNQGVKQWTRLLGQTGFDTYSLSNAAERNGFIYQLGTTTGSLLNQPKISPTTDDYVDIFVSQFDREGNVHRLKQMGSSVVSSTYAELIHIDAFGDLCIVGSSNGPFNELPASGGGSLVIKMHPSGVVFWTRIFPTGDETLGSGITSDNEGNVYITGNTETQVVNGETAGNTRNVIIFKYSRNGDLIWTRLIGQVGFTAYGHQIQFDPVSNRLFVTGIVGGSGSFLGTTLPGGVSDSFLFSLDTNGVIKWSRYLGLTSATTNIVGMSLDKKGSVYLVGDTSGNLDGQSKDGNTVQTLTKFSVSGEKIWTRLLNGGGTSNTNGIQVYADNAFHVYTTGYTTGNLNGNTLIGVQDAYLSKYDGNGNLIWTKTSGNSGSTLYGRGISADRYGTIYYSGFTNGSIDGQVKQGAIDSFLMKYQ; via the coding sequence ATGCGATCATTTCTATTTCTTATCATTTTGATTGTATCCCAATGCAAACCTTTGTCGTTTAACAATCCTTCAGATGGAAACACAAAAGCATTTTTAGAAACACAATTACTTCGTTGTTTATTGGAAGATAAAGAATGCTTCGAAATCCCACAGGACAATCAAGGTGTCAAACAATGGACAAGGTTACTTGGCCAGACAGGGTTCGATACCTATTCACTATCCAATGCTGCTGAAAGAAATGGATTTATTTATCAACTTGGTACAACAACAGGATCTTTATTGAATCAGCCAAAAATATCACCTACTACTGATGATTATGTCGATATTTTTGTATCCCAATTTGATCGAGAAGGAAATGTTCATCGGTTGAAACAGATGGGCAGTTCCGTTGTTTCGTCAACATATGCTGAACTGATTCATATCGATGCTTTTGGAGATCTTTGTATCGTTGGAAGTTCCAATGGCCCTTTCAATGAACTTCCAGCAAGTGGTGGAGGTAGTCTTGTGATTAAAATGCATCCTTCTGGAGTCGTATTTTGGACAAGAATTTTTCCGACGGGTGATGAAACATTAGGGTCAGGTATCACATCCGATAATGAAGGAAACGTTTATATTACGGGTAACACCGAAACTCAAGTAGTTAACGGTGAAACAGCAGGTAATACTCGTAATGTGATCATTTTTAAATATAGCAGGAATGGTGATTTAATTTGGACGAGGTTGATTGGCCAAGTAGGCTTTACAGCTTATGGGCACCAAATTCAATTTGATCCGGTTTCTAATCGTCTATTCGTAACAGGGATTGTGGGGGGTTCCGGTTCCTTCTTAGGTACAACATTACCAGGAGGAGTATCTGATTCCTTTTTATTTTCTTTAGACACAAATGGTGTAATCAAATGGTCGCGGTATTTGGGATTAACAAGTGCAACGACTAACATCGTGGGAATGTCTTTGGATAAAAAAGGTTCTGTTTATCTGGTAGGAGATACTAGCGGGAATTTAGATGGCCAATCTAAAGATGGAAATACGGTTCAAACTTTAACAAAATTTAGCGTATCGGGTGAGAAAATTTGGACACGATTGTTGAATGGTGGCGGAACATCAAACACCAATGGAATTCAAGTTTATGCAGACAATGCTTTCCATGTTTATACTACGGGTTATACGACTGGTAATCTAAATGGTAACACACTCATAGGTGTGCAAGATGCCTATCTTTCCAAATATGATGGAAACGGAAATTTGATTTGGACCAAAACTTCAGGGAATAGCGGATCGACTCTTTATGGAAGAGGGATATCAGCGGATCGATATGGAACAATTTATTATTCTGGTTTTACCAATGGAAGTATCGATGGTCAGGTCAAACAAGGGGCAATCGATTCTTTTTTAATGAAGTATCAATAA
- a CDS encoding NAD(P) transhydrogenase subunit alpha, translated as MEIFVTAVTIFVLAIFVGFEIITKIPPILHTPLMSGSNAISGITLIGALYAAGIEESNITKILGLLSVIFATINVVGGFLVTHRMLGMFKKKDTPK; from the coding sequence ATGGAAATATTTGTTACAGCCGTCACGATTTTCGTCCTCGCGATCTTCGTGGGATTTGAAATCATCACAAAAATCCCTCCCATCCTCCACACCCCACTTATGTCGGGTTCCAACGCCATTTCCGGCATTACCTTAATCGGTGCCCTCTATGCTGCCGGGATCGAAGAGAGTAATATCACCAAAATTTTGGGCCTTCTCTCGGTAATTTTTGCTACGATCAACGTAGTGGGTGGGTTTCTCGTCACTCACAGGATGCTTGGAATGTTCAAGAAAAAGGATACACCTAAATAA
- a CDS encoding SBBP repeat-containing protein: MRIRILLFLIILSLTFQCTQTNLNNPSDSNTKAYLETAIWNCIYRLVPCYEIKQQNQGIKQWTRLLGGTIAVTTNSLASATDFDGNNYIAGKVTGALPGQTKIANGLYTDIFLAKYDPNGNRLWIRQMGSVGNYHSDILEIHVDTFGDVIVTGSTVGAFVGYSSTDFGSLLIKFSSEGELLWSKIFYANATQLIAGVGITSDLQGNIYVTGHTELTNIDSENASGNYNLFVFKYDRFGTILWKRLLGGYGIDIYGVKATYDSSTNQICVVGHVIGSGTFFNQTLSGSQDSFVLGFHPDGYYKWAKILGTTGVNLWIRGVSADKRGFFYIAGDVSAGYDGESFSGTVGELLVKFDSKGNREWTKLRGAGTGTTTTSRGIYADNAGNVYTVGWTNGNLSGVTLNGTQDAYLSKYHFNGNLEWTRLSGSSLVTLDGMALSSDRYGTIYLTGGTTGNLDAQTKTGAKDAFVIQYK, translated from the coding sequence ATGAGAATTCGAATACTTTTATTTTTAATTATACTTTCTCTTACTTTTCAATGTACACAAACTAATCTCAATAATCCATCGGATTCAAATACAAAAGCATATTTAGAAACTGCTATATGGAATTGTATCTACAGACTTGTTCCCTGTTATGAAATCAAACAACAAAACCAAGGTATCAAACAATGGACTAGGTTGTTAGGAGGCACTATCGCAGTAACAACGAATTCTTTAGCATCTGCAACAGATTTCGATGGTAATAACTATATTGCTGGTAAGGTAACTGGGGCCCTTCCTGGGCAAACAAAAATTGCTAATGGGTTGTATACCGATATTTTTTTAGCGAAATACGATCCAAATGGGAATCGATTGTGGATTCGTCAGATGGGCTCAGTAGGCAACTATCATTCTGATATACTCGAAATTCATGTAGATACTTTTGGTGATGTCATTGTAACAGGATCGACGGTTGGTGCCTTTGTAGGATATTCATCTACTGATTTTGGATCTTTATTGATCAAATTCTCTAGTGAGGGGGAATTACTCTGGTCAAAAATTTTTTACGCAAATGCAACTCAACTAATTGCGGGAGTGGGCATCACTTCCGATTTACAAGGGAATATTTATGTTACAGGGCATACGGAGCTAACGAACATTGATAGTGAGAATGCTTCTGGTAATTACAACTTGTTTGTTTTCAAATATGACCGGTTTGGAACCATTCTATGGAAACGTTTGTTAGGTGGATATGGCATCGATATTTACGGAGTGAAAGCAACGTATGATTCTTCTACAAACCAAATTTGCGTCGTGGGCCATGTGATTGGCTCGGGAACTTTTTTTAATCAAACTCTTTCTGGCAGTCAAGATAGTTTTGTTTTAGGATTTCATCCAGATGGTTATTACAAATGGGCGAAGATTTTGGGTACAACCGGTGTCAATTTATGGATCAGAGGTGTTTCTGCAGACAAAAGAGGATTCTTTTATATTGCGGGTGATGTTAGTGCGGGTTACGATGGAGAAAGTTTTTCTGGTACCGTAGGTGAGCTGTTAGTGAAATTTGATAGTAAAGGAAATAGAGAATGGACAAAGTTACGAGGTGCCGGTACGGGTACAACAACTACTTCCAGAGGCATTTATGCAGACAATGCGGGTAATGTCTATACTGTTGGATGGACTAATGGAAATCTTTCAGGAGTGACATTGAATGGAACTCAAGATGCCTATCTATCGAAGTATCATTTTAATGGGAACTTGGAATGGACAAGGTTGTCTGGAAGCAGCTTGGTAACGTTAGATGGTATGGCTTTATCTTCCGATCGATATGGTACCATTTACTTAACCGGAGGAACTACGGGAAATCTAGATGCCCAAACAAAAACAGGGGCAAAAGATGCTTTTGTCATTCAATATAAATAG
- the queC gene encoding 7-cyano-7-deazaguanine synthase QueC, with the protein MVSVTDSSPKSKSEKKGAVVLLSGGLDSTTCLYVAAKEFGYPKNKKLPILALSFDYSQKHKIELIKSKKIAKTLGIKHVIQKLDPGFFLGSSLTEKKIKVRKNAKSLFSGIEEEIPNTYVPGRNILFLSFALSLAEGHGYDSIYIGVNALDYSGYPDCRPEFIESFQKMANLGTKKGVSGDGDSIQIKTPLLHLGKKEIIELGIQVDAPLHLTHSCYDPIKGKPCGKCDSCILRAKGFLEAGILDPALSRQ; encoded by the coding sequence ATGGTTTCCGTTACGGATTCCTCTCCCAAATCCAAATCTGAAAAAAAAGGTGCCGTTGTACTTCTGTCAGGTGGACTCGATTCAACCACTTGTCTTTATGTGGCAGCTAAAGAATTTGGTTATCCCAAAAACAAAAAATTACCAATACTCGCTTTATCTTTCGATTATTCTCAAAAACATAAAATTGAACTGATCAAAAGTAAAAAAATCGCAAAAACTCTCGGAATCAAACATGTGATCCAAAAATTGGATCCTGGATTTTTTTTGGGAAGTTCCCTTACCGAAAAAAAAATCAAGGTGAGAAAGAACGCCAAATCCTTGTTTAGTGGGATCGAAGAAGAAATTCCGAATACCTATGTCCCAGGGCGTAATATTTTATTTTTATCGTTTGCTTTGTCACTGGCAGAAGGCCATGGGTATGATTCCATTTATATTGGAGTCAATGCACTTGATTATTCTGGGTATCCCGATTGCCGGCCAGAGTTTATTGAATCATTCCAAAAGATGGCAAATCTTGGGACAAAAAAAGGTGTGAGTGGCGATGGTGATTCCATCCAAATCAAAACTCCACTTTTGCATCTGGGTAAAAAAGAAATTATTGAACTGGGAATCCAGGTAGACGCACCACTCCACCTAACTCATTCTTGTTATGATCCTATCAAAGGAAAACCTTGCGGAAAATGCGATTCTTGTATTTTAAGAGCCAAAGGATTTTTAGAAGCTGGAATTTTAGACCCAGCCTTATCACGACAATGA
- the purF gene encoding amidophosphoribosyltransferase, which yields MILQSDKPKEECAIFGIYNSKEAANFTYLGLYSMQHRGQESSGIVTTDGSHLYRYANMGLVANIFTQPKIKELIGDAAIGHNRYSTTGASFLRNAQPIRVESHLGPVALAHNGNLVNSWDIRNKLERDGSIFQTTIDSEVIVHLMAKSHKTDLLEALCESLAQVRGAYSLLVLTPRYLIAVRDPNGFRPLVMGKRSDGAIVFASETCAFDITETEYVRDVEPGEMVVIDHTGMRSLYPFPKAKPSLCIFEYIYFARPDSYIFEESVYKVRKSLGRQLARVMPVEADVIIPVPDSANIAALGYSEESGIPYQSGLVRSHYIGRTFIEPDQKIRDFGAKIKYNVVKEVVNGKRVVIIDDSVMRGTTSRKIIKMIRNAGAKEIHFRVSAPPTVSPCYYGIDIPTHKELIASTHSIDEIQKYLRVDSLAYLTLDTMHKAVEGHKGGGFCDACFTSNYPVEFQDHAGNQKSLFTEYATEE from the coding sequence ATGATTCTCCAATCTGACAAACCAAAAGAAGAATGTGCCATTTTCGGCATCTACAATAGCAAGGAAGCTGCTAATTTTACCTACCTAGGTTTGTACTCAATGCAACACCGAGGCCAGGAGTCCAGTGGGATCGTCACAACCGATGGATCTCACTTATACCGGTATGCCAACATGGGTCTCGTGGCAAATATCTTCACTCAACCGAAGATCAAAGAGCTCATTGGGGATGCGGCCATTGGTCACAACCGGTATTCCACAACGGGAGCGAGTTTTTTACGAAATGCTCAGCCCATCCGCGTGGAATCCCACTTAGGTCCTGTGGCTCTTGCCCACAATGGAAACCTAGTCAACTCCTGGGACATTCGAAATAAGCTCGAAAGAGACGGATCGATCTTCCAAACCACCATTGATTCTGAAGTCATCGTCCACTTAATGGCGAAAAGCCATAAAACAGATTTGTTAGAAGCACTCTGTGAATCACTCGCACAAGTTCGCGGTGCCTACTCTCTGTTAGTTTTAACTCCTAGATACCTCATTGCTGTGCGTGATCCAAATGGTTTCCGTCCACTCGTGATGGGGAAACGTTCGGATGGGGCCATTGTCTTTGCTTCGGAAACCTGTGCTTTTGATATCACAGAAACGGAATATGTAAGAGATGTGGAACCAGGAGAGATGGTTGTCATCGATCATACCGGAATGCGCTCTCTCTATCCATTCCCAAAAGCAAAACCAAGCCTTTGTATTTTTGAATATATCTACTTCGCAAGACCTGATTCCTATATTTTTGAAGAATCCGTTTACAAAGTAAGAAAATCTCTCGGTCGCCAGCTTGCACGTGTTATGCCGGTGGAAGCCGATGTGATCATTCCTGTTCCCGATTCTGCAAACATTGCGGCACTTGGTTACAGTGAAGAGTCAGGAATTCCTTACCAAAGTGGTCTTGTGCGTTCTCATTATATTGGTCGAACTTTCATTGAACCGGACCAAAAGATTCGGGACTTTGGAGCCAAAATCAAATACAATGTGGTGAAAGAAGTGGTGAACGGAAAACGCGTGGTCATCATTGACGACTCGGTGATGCGGGGAACCACAAGCCGCAAAATCATCAAGATGATTCGTAATGCTGGCGCTAAAGAAATTCATTTCCGAGTTTCCGCACCACCAACAGTATCCCCTTGTTACTACGGAATCGATATTCCTACGCATAAAGAACTGATTGCCTCCACACATAGTATTGATGAAATCCAAAAGTATCTTCGTGTGGATTCCCTTGCTTATTTAACATTGGATACAATGCACAAAGCAGTGGAAGGTCATAAGGGTGGTGGGTTTTGTGATGCTTGTTTCACATCCAATTACCCAGTGGAATTCCAAGACCATGCTGGAAACCAAAAGTCACTCTTTACGGAATACGCGACGGAAGAGTAA
- a CDS encoding Rrf2 family transcriptional regulator, whose translation MSIPSRYSVAIHILTILEMDGEVSSEEIAGSVGTNPAIIRLLLGKLKKAGIINVRQGIKGSSLSKPAREINLLDIYKATEKEDALFLLHEHPNPNCPIGKNIQSALTGILDEAQKAMESKLSKYNLADVSSEIRTRTESKKKGLSKKQA comes from the coding sequence ATGTCGATCCCGAGTAGATATTCCGTTGCCATTCATATCCTAACCATTTTGGAAATGGATGGAGAAGTTTCATCCGAGGAAATTGCGGGGTCGGTGGGCACTAACCCTGCTATCATTCGTTTGTTACTCGGGAAATTAAAAAAAGCAGGTATCATCAATGTACGTCAGGGTATCAAAGGTTCTTCCTTGTCTAAACCTGCCAGGGAAATTAACTTACTAGATATCTACAAGGCTACAGAAAAAGAAGATGCCTTATTTCTTTTGCATGAACATCCCAATCCCAATTGTCCGATTGGAAAAAATATCCAATCTGCCCTGACGGGAATTTTAGATGAGGCACAAAAAGCCATGGAATCTAAACTTTCAAAATATAATTTAGCAGACGTTAGTTCCGAAATTCGAACAAGAACAGAGTCTAAAAAAAAAGGTTTATCTAAAAAACAAGCATAG
- a CDS encoding tetratricopeptide repeat protein — protein sequence MKAKIQIPIFVFLLFFSANMIYSESEDKETIEINAKIELEKVSRNIINALRYGRFLLADTEWKKIQSEVYKSYPEYDYLNGSLLYSRMEWQEAKESLNKALKKEPNHEAASFLLGMIYAQEDSWSEAKNTWMETNQISPYNPFYHYNLGLAYYILKDYNNAILSLNKSLEYKANYNEAKFILAKTYLELNETEKAKAELVTILEQDPKHVQASHLMGRVVYSTEKDPKKSLTYLKNVRLLGWREKKVYARCYFEIRKWRDAENLLRPIAYSPFADEYDQSFYLNLLLNLGYDERANDFFHFIQKQSQNESKIAEAYRMLLSSREGKDLLYHYFKLRY from the coding sequence ATGAAAGCTAAAATTCAAATCCCAATCTTTGTTTTTCTTCTCTTTTTCTCTGCCAACATGATTTACTCTGAATCAGAAGATAAAGAAACCATCGAAATCAATGCAAAAATTGAATTAGAAAAGGTCAGTCGTAATATTATCAATGCCCTTCGTTATGGAAGGTTTCTTTTAGCTGATACAGAATGGAAAAAAATCCAATCAGAGGTTTATAAATCTTATCCTGAATATGATTATTTAAACGGAAGTTTGTTGTACTCGCGAATGGAATGGCAAGAAGCAAAAGAAAGTTTAAACAAAGCTCTCAAAAAAGAACCAAACCATGAAGCCGCAAGTTTTTTACTCGGAATGATCTATGCACAAGAAGACAGTTGGTCCGAAGCAAAAAATACTTGGATGGAAACCAACCAAATCTCTCCTTACAATCCTTTTTATCATTACAATTTAGGTCTGGCTTATTATATATTAAAAGATTACAATAACGCAATTTTATCCTTAAACAAATCACTTGAATACAAAGCCAACTACAACGAAGCAAAATTCATTTTAGCAAAAACATATTTAGAACTCAATGAAACTGAAAAAGCCAAAGCAGAATTAGTTACCATTTTAGAACAAGATCCCAAACATGTCCAAGCATCCCATCTAATGGGTCGAGTTGTTTATTCTACGGAAAAAGATCCTAAAAAATCACTTACCTATTTAAAAAATGTAAGGCTCTTAGGATGGAGAGAAAAAAAAGTTTATGCAAGATGTTATTTTGAAATTCGAAAATGGAGAGATGCGGAAAACTTACTTCGACCCATCGCATACTCACCATTCGCTGATGAATATGACCAAAGTTTTTATCTAAATTTGCTTTTAAACTTAGGGTATGATGAAAGAGCAAACGACTTCTTTCATTTCATCCAAAAACAATCCCAAAACGAATCTAAAATTGCAGAAGCATATAGAATGTTACTCTCTTCCAGGGAAGGAAAAGATTTACTGTATCACTATTTCAAACTTCGGTATTAG
- a CDS encoding NAD(P)-dependent oxidoreductase has translation MKITLIGATGFIGSKTLEETLNKGYQVTAVLRDPSKLELENPNLTKFQGDIFDTDGLSNIISGSDAVLDSYNPGWTDPNIRENMINGSLSILNATKKAGVKRIIVMGGAGSLEVQPGVQLIDTPEFPKEYFAGADGARQILNHLRSEKELDWTFLSPSAIIEPEGSKTGNYRVSKESLLVDTNGHSHISLADLVKAFVDELEEKKHVKQRFTVGY, from the coding sequence TTGAAAATTACATTAATTGGAGCAACGGGGTTTATCGGAAGTAAAACTCTAGAAGAAACTTTAAACAAGGGGTATCAAGTGACAGCTGTTTTACGAGACCCTTCTAAATTGGAACTGGAAAACCCAAACTTAACAAAATTCCAAGGGGATATTTTTGATACTGATGGTTTATCCAATATCATTTCCGGATCTGATGCTGTATTAGATTCCTATAACCCTGGTTGGACAGATCCAAATATCCGAGAGAACATGATCAATGGATCTTTATCCATTCTCAATGCTACCAAAAAGGCTGGTGTGAAAAGGATCATTGTTATGGGTGGAGCCGGTTCTTTGGAAGTACAACCTGGAGTGCAACTGATTGACACCCCAGAATTTCCAAAAGAGTATTTTGCCGGTGCAGACGGTGCAAGGCAGATATTAAACCACTTACGATCAGAGAAGGAATTAGATTGGACCTTCCTTTCTCCTTCTGCCATCATCGAACCAGAAGGTTCAAAAACTGGTAACTATCGTGTTTCCAAAGAATCTCTTCTTGTTGATACCAACGGGCATAGTCATATTTCACTGGCCGATTTAGTAAAAGCTTTTGTGGATGAACTAGAAGAAAAAAAACATGTAAAACAAAGATTTACAGTCGGATACTAG
- the queD gene encoding 6-carboxytetrahydropterin synthase QueD, with the protein MEELELSKTFGFEAAHFLPNVPEGHKCKRMHGHSFRFAVYLKGEIDPHTGWIMDFGELKSIVKPILDEHLDHYVLNDVPGLENPTSENIAVWLWNQLKPKLPLLDKITLYETCTSSCVYRGPKK; encoded by the coding sequence ATGGAAGAGCTTGAACTTTCCAAAACCTTTGGTTTTGAAGCCGCACATTTTTTACCAAATGTTCCCGAAGGCCATAAATGCAAACGGATGCATGGCCATAGCTTTCGTTTTGCTGTGTATTTGAAGGGTGAGATTGATCCGCATACAGGTTGGATCATGGATTTTGGGGAACTAAAATCCATCGTAAAACCAATCTTAGACGAACATTTGGATCATTATGTTTTGAATGATGTACCAGGTTTAGAAAACCCAACGAGCGAAAACATTGCTGTTTGGCTCTGGAACCAACTCAAACCAAAATTGCCGCTGCTTGATAAAATTACTCTCTACGAAACTTGCACTAGTTCCTGTGTATACAGGGGACCAAAAAAGTAA